A single window of Aspergillus oryzae RIB40 DNA, chromosome 8 DNA harbors:
- a CDS encoding ankyrin repeat domain-containing protein (predicted protein) — MRELTPQSDSDLPQLHVGPDSRLGTKNDLNIYLPPEDLEIGNSSTTNLRALQGKSPFSILKVFLQRFAFLSANNRLDQWQFNEVFSWIVEKGGANILLFLCWLKSPLMKVFARKVFCSAVMFGDISLGRKVLQCGVRLKTDDPTQRSRLTDYLSTAIHGRHEAMVELLCKAGIHPEVNNRWSWRDDWDLQLPILHTLLAFGADPERFFIEEGTGFPLINAALNGSLKAVQLLLDRGARVNLYLARYYGTALQAAAS; from the coding sequence ATGAGAGAGCTTACTCCTCAATCCGATAGTGATCTACCACAGCTGCATGTAGGTCCTGATTCTCGCTTGGGGACCAAGAACGAcctcaatatatatcttccacCTGAAGACCTGGAAATTGGAAATTCTTCTACCACAAATCTAAGGGCACTGCAGGGCAAGTCACCTTTTTCGATCCTCAAGGTCTTCTTACAacgctttgcttttttgtcTGCCAACAATCGACTCGATCAATGGCAGTTCAATGAGGTGTTCTCCTGGATCGTGGAGAAAGGTGGCGCGAATATCCTCTTATTTCTGTGTTGGCTTAAGTCACCGTTAATGAAGGTGTTCGCAAGAAAGGTCTTCTGCAGTGCTGTCATGTTTGGAGATATATCGCTTGGTCGCAAAGTGTTACAGTGCGGGGTTCGGCTGAAGACTGATGATCCCACTCAGCGTTCCCGTTTGACTGATTACCTCTCCACAGCGATCCACGGTAGGCACGAGGCTATGGTTGAGCTACTTTGCAAGGCAGGGATTCACCCTGAGGTCAATAATAGGTGGTCGTGGCGAGATGACTGGGACTTGCAGCTTCCTATTTTACATACATTGCTCGCCTTTGGCGCCGATCCAGAAAGGTTCTTCATAGAAGAAGGGACTGGGTTCCCATTGATCAATGCAGCGCTCAATGGTAGCCTCAAGGCTGTGCAACTGCTCCTGGATAGAGGAGCTCGGGTCAATCTTTACCTTGCTCGGTATTATGGAACTGCTTTGCAAGCTGCAGCCTCTTGA
- a CDS encoding uncharacterized protein (ankyrin): protein MQIEISRYCYFDDEMIPLLTPVQIAAKVNNPGLVHMLLQHGASAMACPVSAHPDFKLYFSRRAEEDWNVTQRYKPRYDSRQKVYTALQYGALNQNMEIIALLMCTGVAPDSRVAPYVNDTPLQMSTRLGNVEMFRLLWSWGADLDAPPAARNGRTAVQGAAESGNLMILLMLRRAGAQINEPAGAEQGMTALQAACLNGNSLIAGVLLAHGADLNLGPSSVEGLTAIQAAAAHGDIRLVRDLVTLGAEVNAPASEGGMTALLAAIKHESLPLLELLVQHGADVNATGAYGFLSPLTEAASRNWLGGVQFLLEHGANVNDTPFDLAMSDESEEYAPRELLSPLGWGIKSLSLKMVDILLQHDADVLVAVIYNQSVSRSALMHAIHEGSSHEVIDLLLTKVPGLQNHPGWEDAFKVALVDSFEVDTIYCQRILAKVNSLPPLLRHRAIQKAWDALSSYDDDLNDADETLVETIELLIESGVSLDSRAEDGCTLLLRAAYYGYDKSCTSLIAHGAAVNIYPTNDWGTPLQEAINSSHVNIANVLLEHGADINAPPAENRGVTALQAASINGMFELAVRLLDRGADVSAPAAPRNGRTAIDGAAERGHFDMVQLLLNAYGKDADLEPVRRQAANYAEKEGHLEISQWLRGFSAG, encoded by the coding sequence ATGCAAATCGAGATTTCTCGATACTGCTACttcgatgatgagatgattcCTCTTCTAACGCCCGTTCAAATTGCTGCAAAGGTTAACAATCCGGGCCTTGTCCACATGTTGCTCCAGCACGGAGCATCTGCGATGGCTTGCCCGGTCTCCGCACATCCTGATTTCAAACTTTATTTTTCTCGTcgagctgaagaagactggaACGTGACACAGAGATATAAGCCTCGGTATGACAGCAGGCAAAAGGTGTACACTGCTCTGCAATACGGAGCTCTAAACCAAAATATGGAGATCATCGCACTTTTGATGTGTACAGGAGTTGCTCCAGACTCCCGAGTTGCACCTTATGTAAATGACACACCCTTGCAAATGTCCACAAGGTTAGGCAATGTCGAAATGTTTCGACTGCTTTGGAGTTGGGGTGCTGATTTAGATGCCCCCCCTGCGGCTCGCAATGGCCGCACTGCAGTGCAAGGGGCAGCAGAAAGCGGAAACTTGATGATTCTGTTGATGCTTCGGCGAGCTGGCGCGCAGATAAATGAACCCGCTGGAGCAGAACAAGGCATGACTGCATTGCAGGCCGCCTGTTTGAATGGTAATTCTCTAATAGCTGGGGTTTTGCTCGCCCATGGGGCGGATTTAAACCTAGGTCCATCGTCGGTGGAGGGCTTAACAGCTATCCAGGCAGCAGCCGCGCACGGTGACATACGGCTTGTGAGAGATCTGGTTACACTTGGGGCGGAGGTGAACGCCCCGGCAAGCGAGGGAGGCATGACCGCTCTTCTAGCTGCTATAAAGCACGAATCTCTGCCACTTCTCGAGTTACTAGTGCAGCATGGCGCGGATGTTAACGCAACCGGAGCGTATGGGTTCCTGTCTCCACTTACCGAAGCGGCCAGTCGAAATTGGCTCGGAGGAGTACAATTCCTTTTGGAACATGGTGCGAATGTTAATGACACTCCGTTTGACCTAGCAATGTCAGATGAAAGTGAGGAATATGCTCCAAGGGAACTATTAAGCCCTCTGGGCTGGGGCATCAAAAGCTTGTCCTTGAAGATGGTAGATATATTGTTGCAGCATGATGCCGATGTTCTTGTAGCAGTTATATACAATCAATCTGTCTCTCGAAGCGCACTGATGCATGCAATACACGAAGGATCAAGTCATGAAGTTATTGACTTGCTTCTAACAAAGGTCCCCGGCTTGCAAAATCATCCTGGATGGGAAGACGCGTTTAAGGTTGCTCTAGTGGATTCCTTTGAAGTTGACACGATTTATTGTCAACGAATACTGGCGAAAGTAAACTCACTGCCGCCGTTGCTTCGACACAGAGCAATCCAGAAGGCATGGGATGCACTGTCTTCATATGACGATGATTTGAATGATGCTGACGAAACCTTGGTGGAGACTATTGAGCTTCTCATTGAATCAGGAGTATCTTTAGACTCTCGCGCTGAGGATGGATGcactcttcttctgcgtGCAGCTTATTATGGTTATGACAAATCCTGCACTTCCCTTATTGCCCATGGTGCCGCTGTTAACATTTACCCAACAAATGATTGGGGAACACCTCTTCAGGAGGCTATCAATTCGAGTCACGTCAACATAGCGAACGTTTTACTAGAGCATGGAGCAGACATAAATGCCCCCCCAGCAGAGAACAGAGGCGTTACTGCGCTCCAGGCGGCTTCCATCAATGGGATGTTTGAACTGGCTGTACGGCTTCTTGACCGTGGAGCAGACGTCTCTGCACCAGCTGCACCGAGAAACGGCAGGACAGCAATTGACGGCGCTGCAGAGCGTGGCCATTTTGATATGGTTCAATTGCTTTTGAACGCCTATGGGAAAGATGCCGATCTGGAGCCGGTACGTCGTCAGGCGGCGAACTATGCGGAAAAGGAAGGTCATCTTGAGATTTCCCAATGGTTACGTGGGTTTTCGGCGGGTTAA
- a CDS encoding uncharacterized protein (predicted protein) yields the protein MAIAHFAGRCLAIPSSWYGREPFASALCQIPSINIWDDHDPTSLMSNIEHFKIIDGFGSYANETMECSVFRAIGALAHKYYMLFQHHLSPGNVDDSMQDTYIADTIPEPQYVLGPRPGPYIRAQSHNIFTRLGARIAFLGVDARTERNREQTNYRETYDCLFARVNAELDAAAWCGRPIKHLILLFGIPLAYPARSAGRSFQRLSDKLGIDAVFPIGKNAMNPFDNAIELLDDLNDHYTSNAHRNERRYLIERIQCVCAAHSVRATILSGDVHLAAVGRFFTTHKGDILPIEEDFRFINNVISSAIVNQPPPETMAKLIAHGDKIRHLNAETEECLFKLFRSNSTTSAKKPEGTTVAMPRRNFSIITENSPNNEGKLSWRQFFAKHGNRPLHFGEANAGTRHIAASNQHGKGNDGSLDVCFCVEADHQRHDGQTVGYGFTIPALEYRGPALSEPVWSETTS from the exons ATGGCAATAGCCCACTTTGCGGGAAG GTGTCTCGCGATACCGAGTAGCTG GTATGGCAGAGAGCCCTTTGCTTCAGCCCTCTGTCAAATACCCTCTATAAATATATGGGATGACCATGAC CCCACCTCCTTGATGTCTAACATTGAACACTTCAAGATTATTGACGGGTTTGGCTCCTATGCCAATGAGACGATGGAATGTTCC GTTTTCCGAGCAATCGGTGCCCTCGCTCATAAATATTACATGCTTTTCCAACATCACCTTTCTCCAGGCAATGTCGATGACAGCATGCAGGACACCTATATAGCTGATACTATACCGGAACCACAATACGTCCTTGGACCAAGGCCTGGA CCGTATATCAGGGCTCAGTCACATAATATCTTCACTAGACTTGGGGCACGGATTGCGTTCTTGGGAGTGGATGCTCGGACGGAG AGGAACCGAGAGCAAACAAACTATCGTGAGACGTATGATTGTCTGTTCGCGAGGGTAAACGCAGAGCTAGATGCGGCAGCATGGTGCGGCCGGCCGATCAAGCATCTGATTTTGCTGTTTGGCATACCCCTCGCCTATCCGGCAA GGTCGGCAGGTCGTTCATTCCAACGATTAAGTGATAAGCTGGGTATTG ATGCGGTTTTCCCAATAGGTAAAAATGCTATGAACCCTTTTGACAATGCTATCGAGTTACTAGACGATCTCAACGATCATTACACGTCAAATGCGCATCGAAATGAGCGACGCTATCTTATCGAACGGATCCAGTGCGTGTGCGCCGCACATTCAGTACGTGCGACGATCCTTAGCGGTGATGTCCATCTAGCGGCCGTGGGAAGGTTTTTCACAACTCATAAAGGAGATATTCTACCAATCGAAGAAGACTTTCGATTCATCAATAACGTTATCTCGTCTGCTATCGTGAATCAACCCCCTCCGGAGACAATGGCAAAACTAATCGCGCACGGTGACAAAATCCGACACTTGAATGcagagacagaagaatgTCTTTTCAAGTTGTTCAGATCAAACTCTACAACTTCTGCCAAGAAACCGGAGGGAACAACCGTTGCGATGCCCCGTCGTAACTTCAGTATCATCACGGAAAACTCCCCTAATAACGAGGG TAAGCTCTCCTGGCGACAGTTCTTTGCCAAACATGGTAACCGGCCTCTGCATTTTGGAGAGGCCAATGCCGGAACAAGGCACATTGCTGCATCCAACCAGCATGGGAAGGGCAATGACGGGAGTTTAGATGTCTGCTTTTGTGTCGAGGCGGATCACCAACGTCATGATGGCCAGACAGTGGGCTACGGCTTCACGATTCCAGCCCTTGAGTATCGTGGCCCTGCTCTCTCCGAGCCGGTCTGGTCCGAGACAACGTCTTAG
- a CDS encoding F-box protein (predicted protein) has translation MSLTIMTPFLAGKIRSFLRLFRRKSKPIPPPPQQELQDILIPPPPQQELQDIYIPSPPQQELQDIFIPPLLNLPLDILFEIFPLLPLPSQVCLALSCKPLYRLFSSTLQDEKLAWPSLLACKTFRLPDTLSSNEAPLSSPRTQLLLQLEDDWWLYCAACLKIQPRALFRQEMHI, from the exons ATGTCTTTGACTATCATGACCCCTTTCCTCGCTGGTAAAATACGGTCTTTCCTTCGATTATTCAGACGCAAGTCGAAGCCTATCCCTCCGCCACCGCAACAGGAGTTACAGGACATTCTTatccctccaccaccgcAACAGGAGTTACAGGACATCTATATCCCTTCACCACCGCAACAGGAGCTACAGGACATCTTTATACCCCCACTTCTGAACCTTCCCCTCGACATCCTCTTCGAAATCTTCCCACTGCTGCCGCTCCCGTCTCAGGTCTGTCTCGCACTCAGCTGCAAGCCTCTGTATAGACTCTTTAGCTCGACCCTTCAAGATGAGAAACTAGCCTGGCCAAGCCTGTTGGCCTGTAAAACATTCAGGCTACCTGACACACTGTCGAGCAATGAAGCTCCGCTAAGTTCTCCAAGAACTCAgcttctgcttcagctcGAAGATGACTGGTGGCTTTACTGTGCAGCATGCTTAAAAATACAGCCCCGCGCATTGTTCCGGCAAG AAATGCATATTTGA
- a CDS encoding uncharacterized protein (predicted protein) codes for MAMPAYAEGGLYPSVEFLRGYMYPEWLHAVHDYAESTGESPCPSVASTTTSLLPYSRSGLLELALYNATVTNSNECSSMCYRRGVPPHNKTFQAMHAQRQHQIEPSMGGNNSVANFKRGERLILP; via the exons ATGGCTATGCCTGCATATGCAGAGGGGGGCCTGTATCCTTCGGTCGAGTTCCTGCGGGGATATATGTATCCTGAATGGCTTCATGCTGTGCATGACTATGCCGAGTCTACAGGGGAGAGCCCATGTCCCTCTGTagcatccaccaccaccagcctcCTCCCGTACTCCCGCTCCGGCCTTTTAGAGCTTGCCTTGTATAACGCTACTGTTACGAACTCGAATGAGTGCAGCTCGATGTGTTACAGGCGCGGAGTTCCACCACATAACAAAACC TTTCAGGCTATGCATGCTCAACGACAGCACCAAATTGAGCCAAGTATGGGGGGCAATAATAGTGTTGCTAACTTTAAGAGGGGCGAACGATTAATCCTTCCTTAG
- a CDS encoding fungal specific transcription factor domain-containing protein (predicted protein) yields the protein MTAYWTLVILTQQPFTTQNRFGINLHSKVKHEAMDKCIEAAFNIRALAEAYQRAFTLRRAQFGIPYAMHSAVLILLQSDSQGRDDYTEACRFFWSALLKYQKGCGSGLKKPLALLKSLMLRVAKLAPCITVNTSDAVSWSSLHAANIGTDLVPGTITLGEDGVEDVCQFNVHDGAKHTFLDDDTIFGFFTDGAALS from the exons ATGACCGCATACTGGACCTTGGTAATCTTGACTCAACAACCATTTACAACACAGAATCGCTTCGGCATAAACTTGCACTCAAAGGTCAAGCATGAAGCAATGGACAAATGTATCGAAGCTGCGTTTAACATCCGTGCACTTGCCGAAGCATACCAAAGGGCATTCACACTTCGACGTGCCCAATTTGGCATCCCATATGCTATGCATAGTGCCGTGCTTATTTTACTTCAATCTGATAGTCAAGGCCGCGATGATTATACTGAGGCGTGTCGTTTCTTCTGGTCTGCTCTGTTGAAGTATCAGAAAGGATGTGGATCCGGGCTGAAAAAGCCATTGGCGTTACTGAAAAGCCTCATGCTTCGTGTTGCGAAACTAGCACCCTGCATCACAGTTAATACCTCCGATGCAGTTTCCTGGTCGTCTCTTCATG CTGCCAACATCGGTACTGACCTCGTGCCGGGAACCATCACACTCGGGGAAGACGGCGTGGAGGATGTATGTCAATTTAATGTCCATGATGGGGCCAAACATACGTTTCTCGATGATGATACTATATTTGGTTTCTTCACCGACGGAGCAGCTCTTTCCTAG
- a CDS encoding uncharacterized protein (predicted protein) — MVVQLVIFPWAARKHGILQCLKLACTVFPILYLVVPFVPLLPQPLSSVAVVALLVLKMAGAAFVFPCCTILISEVAGAIGMLATVNGIATSIIAFGQALGPGVMGPTFSFGVKLGYTILPWWLLAGFAFLSSLPVAWIKEVDIKLPEEGLLPNEEEQQVGDGENDMEARGRQPTLI; from the coding sequence ATGGTAGTCCAGCTCGTCATCTTCCCATGGGCGGCCAGAAAGCACGGAATTCTCCAATGTCTGAAACTGGCTTGTACCGTCTTCCCTATCTTGTACCTTGTGGTCCCATTTGTACCTCTCCTCCCACAGCCTCTCTCCAGTGTCGCCGTAGTTGCACTGTTGGTTCTCAAGATGGCAGGGGCTGCGTTTGTTTTCCCATGCTGCACAATCTTAATCAGTGAGGTGGCGGGAGCTATCGGCATGCTAGCAACGGTGAATGGAATCGCTACTAGCATTATCGCCTTTGGACAGGCTCTTGGACCGGGAGTTATGGGACCTACATTTTCGTTTGGTGTCAAACTGGGCTACACGATTCTTCCCTGGTGGCTACTGGCTGGGTTCGCGTTTTTGAGTTCGCTTCCAGTTGCTTGGATTAAAGAGGTGGATATTAAACTTCCCGAGGAGGGTCTTCTTCCTAATgaggaagagcagcaggTTGGTGACGGTGAGAATGATATGGAAGCCCGCGGCAGACAGCCTACTCTGATTTAG
- a CDS encoding uncharacterized protein (predicted protein), which translates to MLEHAGVPKSDVAKWVGFTTTITATCAGLMGVIWGMASDSMGRKRVILLELNLMLVFVFLFGFSQHLALLVLFRALIGLVSGSVGIMRTMIAELVPEKLLQPYAFSILPTVETIGSGFGPAIGGLLARPAEHYPGIFGRIGLFKMFPFALSSVASSCVVAFAITMASSSLRETQPGRKDSPDDGLMIAKILSSVWALRTRKADIRPEVVDETTALLGDTIEDVEEVLEQRAAELVGRWKSVISPQPILLVLISGVMSMHTVAFDSLFPVLLHLPKQHLKGNPDVHLPFKFSSGLGLGKLPSALLPFY; encoded by the exons ATGCTCGAACATGCCGGTGTACCAAAGAGCGATGTTGCTAAGTGGGTTGGCTTCACCACTACGATCACCGCTACCTGTGCGGGCCTGATGGGCGTGATATGGGGTATGGCTTCCGATTCCATGGGTCGGAAACGGGTTATCCTGCTTGAACTGAACCTCATGCTGGTATTTGTCTTCCTGTTTGGCTTCTCACAACACCTCGCCCTCCTGGTGCTGTTCCGCGCTTTGATCGGTCTCGTGAGTGGTAGCGTCGGTATTATGCGCACCATGATCGCAGAGTTGGTCCCTGAGAAGCTGCTCCAGCCATATGCATTCAGCATCCTACCGACTGTCGAGACAATTGGGTCCGGGTTCGGCCCCGCTATAGGAGGACTCTTGGCTCGTCCAGCGGAGCATTATCCTGGCATCTTCGGCAGGATTGGACTCTTTAAGATGTTTCCCTTTGCCTTGTCTAGTGTTGCTTCCAGCTGCGTTGTAGCTTTCGCTATTACgatggcatcttcttcccttcgT GAAACACAACCCGGGCGGAAAGACTCTCCTGACGATGGATTGATGATCGCAAAGATTCTGAGTAGCGTGTGGGCATTGCGAACGAGAAAGGCCGACATCCGACCGGAAGTCGTTGATGAGACAACAGCTCTACTCGGTGACACAATAGAAGATGTAGAAGAGGTTTTGGAGCAAAGAGCAGCTGAACTCGTGGGCCGTTGGAAAAGTGTTATCTCGCCACAGCCTATTCTCCTGGTGCTGATATCAGGTGTGATGAGCATGCATACCGTGGCTTTCGATTCATTGTTCCCGGTACTCTTGCACCTCCCTAAACAACATCTAAAGGGCAATCCAGATGTTCACCTGCCATTCAAATTCAGCAGTGGACTCGGGCTAGGTAAGCTACCTTCGGCATTATTGCCATTTTACTAA
- a CDS encoding uncharacterized protein (predicted protein), whose protein sequence is MLLSGGLIEVVKVPEGGGNETVQVIHQSVTEFLRARGLAYLATLAETDKKAICVMPDTEPPGNDDIHNCPAPFDGSCLNHLVTEVPDESSFRLGIPGKQLCSHSIDNSVMS, encoded by the exons ATGCTTTTATCTGGCGGGTTGATCGAGGTTGTGAAGGTGCCTGAAGGTGGTGGAAATGAAACCGTCCAAGTTATTCACCAATCGGTAACTGAATTCCTGCGCGCACGAGGATTGGCTTATCTAGCTACGCTCGCTGAGACGGACAAGAAAGCCATTTGTGTTATGCCAGACACAGAGCCACCAGGCAACGATGATATCCACAACTGTCCGGCGCCATTCGACGGCTCATGTTTGAACCATCTGGTTACAGA GGTTCCCGACGAGTCCAGTTTCAGGCTAGGAATACCTGGGAAGCAGTTGTGTTCTCATTCTATTGACAATTCCGTAATGTCATGA
- a CDS encoding DUF4334 domain-containing protein (predicted protein): MPFIRTYFMNQRILCYISQVLSKKSVRVCELVKESCQGKSCPPCLPQYNPNALEELTIYDRPEAQFIQLTKATDLVPESTVENVYNQLKPVPPSFLIGKWNGGDIDTGHIGHKLLKEMKWAGKDFRSVDDGDPIMVHDAEGNRVWKEDWGHCSLREVVYRGVTSTAMIYDQKPIFDHFRYVSDDMVAGAMDTPKLFGAKGTYYFYLTRRSSSSL, encoded by the exons ATGCCATTTATTCGGACTTATTTTATGAATCAACGAATTTTATGCTATATCAGCCAAGTATTATCGAAAAAGTCGGTCAGAGTCTGCGAACTCGTCAAGGAATCATGTCAGGGTAAGTCTTGTCCGCCATGCTTGCCTCAGTACAATCCAAATGCATTGGAGGAACTCACAATCTATGACAGACCTGAGGCACAGTTTATTCAACTCACCAAGGCCACCGACCTTGTGCCAGAATCAACGGTGGAGAATGTATACAACCAACTAAAGCCAGTTCCTCCCTCCTTCCTGATTGGCAAGTGGAACGGCGGCGATATCGACACGGGACATATTGGACATAAGCTTCTCAAGGAAATGAAATGGGCCGGGAAAGACTTCCGGTCGGTAGACGACGGTGATCCGATCATGGTTCATGATGCAGAAGGGAACCGGGTATGGAAGGAAGATTGGGGACATTGCTCG CTACGGGAGGTGGTCTATCGAGGAGTCACCTCGACCGCCATGATCTATGACCAAAAGCCTATTTTTGACCATTTTCGTTATGTGAGCGACGATATGGTTGCAGGTGCCATGGATACACCTAAGCTGTTCGGTGCTAAGGGTACTTACTATTTCTATTTGACTCGACGCAGTTCATCCTCGCTGTAA